The segment aatgggggcatatacgttggcaattgatttatcctgagggttcatgtcaccagagagaccagcgacaaaccgccagagagatcaGCGGTTCTGAagaactttgctgccagatgattcgcagctcaccgtaagaagatatgcggtgttatgaccctgccacagaaaaaatgtggtcatgGCTCAttgttgatgaaaaaaatttaagaatgaaagaaattgaaatctcgaaagaaacttgaaatttttgaaaaagaaataaacttggcatgaactatattgcataattgaaattgatttcgaattaatgaactctatatgcttattttctataaataattatttactttaatacctGATTAAATCTGTTAAAAGTGATCATGGCTTACTGGGTtgtttagctcattacctcctattttactgtttttacagatgttgaggaattaagatgatacaagatatgaatggaagagtgatcagaagcagaatctccatacttttattttaggttgaaagtcttactGAATTTaatgtaagacctatgaatcattgttgaatttattgagatattaaagaaaaaatttagatcgttatgttttggatttgaattattgattaattattccgttgttgttttaggatagcatgataagatgccttgcatgcttatgggaagagttttttatgagtatgcggcggttgtcatgatcctcgattcacaatcttaggtcggaggcgtgacaatttgACTGATCTTTGGCAATAAGAACATGAGTATTTTCTGATTTGACTAAATCAAGCCGagtttcttttgaaattaatttagCAAGAGCATCCTCAAGGAAAGGTAAGGGACCCCAACGAAGGAGATTGGATCGAACTGACTCAAAATCCCTTCTAAGAGTCACGAGAAACTTGATAACACGTCTTTTGTCCCTCCTGGCACTATATATTTCTACATCCTTTAGATCCACCCATTGAGGATCAGTTTGGATCTAGTTAAACCCAGATATCGTTCAACCAAGCAAAGAAATCATGAATCATTTCTCCGGACTCGTCTTATATTATCTAAAGCAATCAAAAGTTGATATTCATGCATATCAACTATACTGCAGTATTGTTTGGCCAACAAATCTCAAACTTGCTTGGCTATTTTGAGCCATCGAAAGTGGGTATCAATGACTAGATGTGAGGTATTCCGTATCTAGGTAATGATTTGATGATTTTTGACCAGCCATTCTTCCTTTCATTCTTCAAACTTTTCATCAGTTTCATTTTCCTTCTTCACGTTGAGTTCTATAATTTGTCCAGTGACATATTGCCAAAGTTTACGACCCATAAGAAAACTGGTCATAGCCCCTTCCTAAGCAAAATTGCTGGTCTTGCCATTCAAAACAGTAATAATAGGCTAAGTAGTATCAACTTTTTTTCATAACGAAGAGAAGCCaatatagataaaaaaaaaaatgatagagaCTAGACTGGAATGCATCAAAGCACATGAAAAGGCAAGATCAGAGTAGAGAAATTATGTCGGTGCATCGGGGCACTTGATAGCAAAGGTAGGATTGAAATTTTGTATACGGACGGATCGGATGATCTAGATCTAGGTGGCCTAAGAAAAATAGGCCTGGATTTGAGGCTCTAATACCACgttgagagaagaagagaaaggaataatctttttatttttcatactcgaAAGAATGTACAAGAATCTATATATAAGGCTGGATATGGGCTCGAGCCAGCACGACTTCGGATCGGGCTATGAGCCAAATCCGAACAAAATCAGACTGGATTTGGGGTCGAATATATAATCTGTTCTCCTTTCAGGCCGAGCTTTGGTATATTATTGGCTCGGCCTGAACCCGATTACAGGCCTGTTTGTCGGTCTGCATGATTCTTATCTTTCCTCTACCAtcccttctatttttcttttttgataaaatctttgaTCCCTTCTGTTAATAGGCCGGTACACTGAATCAAGTTCTCTCCCAACCCTTCAACGCCACCATCGCCAGATCATCCGGAAACGGAGATGAAGATGGAGACTGAGATGTCGGTGGAGGGGTTCCTGGATGAGGAGATCAGGAGAGAAAAATGTCGGCAAATCATCCGGACATGGAGGAGATCAAGAGTCGGGAGATTCAGAGAAGGAGATGGAAACGGATCGTCCAGAAATGGAGACATCGGTGGATCGTCTGGAGAGAGATGGAGATCAAGAGAGGTGTTAGCAGATCGTCCAGAGATGGCGAGCTTGTCAGGGGTGAGGGACGGACACACGCAGTTGGAAAGGAGGTGGTGGGCGTAGCGAAGGGCTTGGGTGAGGTCAGCGAAGCGGTCCTCAGATTGAGAGGCGGAGGGGTCCCCAGATGGAGAGGGGAAGATGGAGTGAGCCTAGCGATGTATCGAGATGGAGGCGAAGCCCAACAAGCTCGTTTTTTTTTTATCCAACATCGGGTTGGGATCGGGCtcggatcaattttttttcaagaaaatgggaTCTAAGCCTGACCGAAAATccgaaaattattttgaaccggaTTCGGATAGAGATATAGCCTGATCCAGTTCCAACCCTATCTATATATAGAGAATATACAAGGATCTCTTTTATGATAGGAGATATTTACTATACACTTTTGTGATAAGAAAATATGGTGATAttctgatgaatattttttatacatttttatgataaaaaaaatgatgatattttagaaaatattttttatatatttttatagtaaaaaaatatgataatattttagagaatatTACCTACACATTTTTATGGTAGgagaatattttaaatatattgtaTCATTAACAGGGATAAGGTTTAAAGAATTTATAAGTTCCCGATACAAATATTCCAATATAAAACTTGCAACCTGAGTCTAAAAGCAAAGCCCTGTTCCTGCATCTATTCATGCCTAGTTTTCATCAACACCGTAGATGCAGAGATGATCAACCAATAGCacttcatatttaatttaatagaTCTCCTGACTGTTTGCGCCTCCAACCCACCATCAAGGATATAGCTGTTCTGAAAGGAGAGCTGGCTGGGGAATGACTGTACTTCGGTGATTTGCTGTGTGCAATGAAGCCGCAGTTGAAAATTACTGATTCATGCTGGCTTACCTCATACCATGATAGGACCGAGGAAACCATCGGGATAGCAGAATGTGCTTCAACTTTATAATCAATGGGAATACAGCATAGCAAGGGATATGCATCAATGCCACCACAAAATACCTGTTGTCACGGGAGGAACAGGAGAGTTGTCAGCTTCTGGTAAGAAATTCTCGTCCCGCGCCAGTTATGAGAGATTAGTTCCACCTCAGGGTAGTATGATTGTCAGCTTCTGGGTGCCAAGTGGAGGTCAAATTTACATTTTGTCTTCTCTGGTAAGGTTTCGTAAATTTGTTTTTCAAAAATCCATGCCAACTTAAAAAACTGCAGGACTGCTTAAATATGATTTGCAATGGAACACATATAAAATTACATTATTACATATGTAAATTTGAAATGTTTGAACATTTTTTCCACATTTGAATTTGTTATGCTTAGATTGAACAGATATAATCAAATTGCAGTTCTATggcctggaaaaaaaaaaaaatgtaaaactATCACCATTAAAGCTAGTAGGTACTCGAAGTTCTGAAAGGTTTTTGACTTTGCATTCGTATTGAAAATTGTTGGTGATAGCAAGATTGCTTTCTTTTTAAGAATTTCTAGCCAATATGGTGGCCAGTTCAGATCCAAAGAATCTTGCAATGGTGAGTTTGTGaacctaaaaaaaatatatgataaataACTGAAGGGTCGAAAGGATGCTAACAATATCTTTAGACAAAGACATTCAGAAAAGTTTTTTGGTGAAGAAGAGATGGAAAGAGATTAGAATGATTATCTTGATTCCTCTCAAAGATGACATCTTATCTGAGAACCGCAAGTGTAAATCTTGCTCAACTGTTATCATATTGGTCTACTTCTCATgtattgatattaaaaaaaaaatgttatttaTTTCAGAAACTTTTACTCAAAAGTAAAAATGTAGATAATTggcttaatcaaaaaaaaaaaaaaaagtggataaTTGGATACATGTGTAATTTAGTGCCACCAGATACATATGACAATGACATCATAGGTTAATACCATACAAATGAAACATGCAAAGTTATGTCAAACAGAAAGGGCATACCATATAGGGGCATGAGGTGATGACAAGTCAAGAAATGGGTAAGGCCACCTGTAAAAATAAATAGCTAAGTAACTAAGTAAATACAAAATGACATAGTGGAATGAGAAAATTCTTGTTACAAGCTGTAAAAAAAGCAGCTTAACACTACCAGATTGAGATGCAAGCATGGACCACCCATTGAAAAATGACATATATTGCTGTCCAAAGTAGGAAGTATGCAATCCGGAACCAGGGGAACCGCTAGCACATTCACACAAAAGAAAAGAGACTAAGCAAAATCTCTAATACAGTAACAGTAACTCCTCCAGTAATGATGACAAAGGATAGAAGCGTGTACCGAACTATTCAAGGCAGTATCAGCAAGGAGGAAAACTGCGTTGACTGAATGCATACCAATTAGTAACTGCAACAAAAGGCAAACACATACTTATAGCACAGAACCAGGATAGCAatacaaatattcaaattttctgGTATTTCCGTATATTACTTTTCAATGATTTAAATTTGCAACAgaattcccaccaaaaaaaaaaaaaaaatgcaacagAACCAAAGGTGTCATATAACATCTGAACTGTTAGAATTGATTGGTAAATGGTCAATTTTGTGGGATGCATATTAGCATACATAAGTGAgagcatataaattttttatgggtATTACTTATCTCAATCAGGTGATCATATGCAGTGTTTTCACGAAGCTTAATTTTAAAAGTTGTAATTAAGCATATCACATGTTGCTATTGAGGATTAATTGTTTTATTCTAAGCAATAACTTAAAGCTCAAATTGCTTTTCCTGATGCACAAATGAGATTGCACAGTTTGCATCTAGTgatgacttaaaataaaattcagcCCATTCCACAAATAGTATGAAGAAGCGGCACTCTACAAATGGTACTAAGGTCATAATGCTGACATCACCCTCCATCTGCTACTAGATGAATCCTCAAATTTGCTCATATGAAAACAAGATAATACCAATGGAAATTATTAGAAAAACacgtagaaattaaaaatttggaattCCAGAACCTGGATActtacaaaatttagattataatcTTTGATGGCAAGAAAGGGAAAAATGATGAGCCAGAAGACACAATCAGTGAGCATCACAGCGCCTGCATTTGTCTGGCAACAATTTAAAGAGGCAAATTAGTTGACTTGCAAGGAAATGAAAAAAGAATTGTTTATGTAAAAGCAATGACATAAAAATGACAGGAAAACTGAATGTATATGTGCAATTATCTTCTTTATCTTTTGTTTATTTTAAACATGTATTGtctatgattttaatttttttcttttcttttttccaccTTAAACAGAAATCCGCATGAGTTGATGAAAGGTGGACATGAAAACTTATTCTGCAATTTCTAAATTCCTCCACTACAGGCCTGACATATTCAGTTGCAAAATAGTGCACTAACATAGATACTTTGTAGCCTTATCCTCCATTTTGGATCTAATTTTCGAGAACATTCAATTCAACCTATCAAAAACTCTTAGGCTTGTTTGGATGCTCGAACTCATTGTTCATGGATAAATTGTGCCAGGTGAGAGCTCCTGttcaggaagaaaaagaagaagatccgcATGCACAGTTGGAAGACGCTATCAAACTTCTGATCCTGATTTTGGaagataaaataatcaaaatgagAGGTGTTCTTCCTCATCTCAGAAAAATTGGGATTAAAGGCTCCAAGACTTCCCCAAGTCTTGGactccctctcttttcattctctTTTCAAACTATATTTTCTGCCAAGAACAAATTATTCATGGATAAAGTGTCTGGGCGTCTAAATTATGGTATACCATATGTCCGCATTAGTAAAATTCTAATTCTGGTGAGGTTTCTCTCATCCTTCGCTCAAAAAATGGCATTCATATATGAGACCACCCTTGGCATACAATCATCTAATTCATACATTTATGAATGAGAAATGCTAATTTGAATTTGGATTCATTTTTTTGTCCAACACCCGAGAACAGATGTTGTCTTTATATGGGTCCTCATCATAGAAATCTGGACAATAAGTTGCACTTCAATTAAATTGATATCTGTCTTAGAAAACGGTGGGATATTTGGAGTATCAGGTTAGTAACAGCACCAATCTGTTCAACATCCATAGCTTTATAAATATGGCCTCACATCATAGATCAGAGGCTATTTTCAGTTCATATCTCATAAGACTGGTCATGCATCACATATCCAGAAGCACAAGATATATATGTGCTAGAAAGCCTTTTGACCAATTGTTAATTACGCAGAATATTTTAACTAACTATTAGGATCTCAAACACAAGACTTGGTTCATGATATTAATGTCACACGTGGATAGAATCGTAATCTTCATGATTTGCCATAATTAATATTCATGGGAAAACCTTTTTCTTATCCCAGGTCACGCGCCTGATGCCTGCCACTCATGGAAGAGATTAAATGACATTAAGATGACATTTGCAGTTACTTGGTTCATGAAAGATAATTTACCTGATAGATGATTTGAAACACATAACCCCAGAATCCAGCAATTTCCCGAGTGTTGTCTTCTTCATGGAAGCCAGAGATTTTCACTGCACCATGCATATTTGGGTTCTCCTCAATTGTAGGAGCCATGAATGTGCCACGTTCTGCATCTGGCCTTTCAGGGTCCGGCTTATCCGCACCAACTTTATTGAGATATTGATGGCacccataaacagatagcagcgAACCAAGCTAAAAGAAACAGTTTGATGTGAAAGCGGATTCAGAAGTGATGGATTTGACAAATTTATGTTAACATATTATAGTCAGAAGTATAGCTCTAAAATTATTCTCATGGCACTAATCACCACTCCTAGGAAGGAAGCAGCACAAGTACAAAGATTTTCAAATAGTGAAGGTCCAGATTAAAATCACATACCCCAAAATAAACAGTAACCAGCACAAAAGTCCACCTGAGCCAAAGATACCATAAACACATCCAGCATTAGAGAAGGCATTTATTTTGGGAACAagaaatcaaatcaagaattttgGCAACCATATACAACAAGAATAAGAGCCTCACTGAAAGTGCGACATACAAACTTAAGCTCAAACATTGAGCAACAAATGGTCAAATAATGAGGTATGAAGCACCTGAAGAAAGGAAATGATATTGAATGATGCGACGATCATGAACTAGAGTTGTTAATGGGGGAGAGAACCCAGGTGACACAAATGCAGCTATTAGGGTCCAAGTCATTGCAATCGGGCGCCCTGAATAAGCAGTTTCTATGAAGGAAACAGGGGGTGGAAGAAACCAAGTTTCAAACCAATGCCCGGAAGAAAATTTCCATAAGAGTGAAGATATCGAAAAATTCTCCCACTTTATAACTCATAGAGTTGTTTTGACGCAAAAATTCTTTGAACTGAAGACCGCAGAGAGATTTACGGGACTTAATTGATCATAAAAATTAAAGTCCAATTTTTTTCCGAATGGGGAATTGAGATCAAGCACTAATCCATCCTGGGAAAGGATCTAAGGACTCCACAAGCAAAGAATCTACAAATCTACACAGACATGCATACACCGGGAACTGCAAACATGAAACATGGTTAAGGGGATCATTTTAACAAGTCGGAAGGGAAAAAACAAAGAGTTAACTGAGATCACCAACTATGTATTCGGCAATCTGAACATTATTCAGCGAAAGTAACACCGTATCCAGGAACAAGTGGGCTTACTGCGTGTAGTAGTAGAAGATGTCACCTCCATTCACAATGGCATTGACGACGAGCAATGCCAGAAGCACAAAAAATGCCGTGACCCGAAAAGCCAGCAGCCAAGCAGGATGGATTTCTTGAAGACAAGGTCTCCAAGACTCATCCATGTACAAAGTTCCCAATGTCTCCCGTCGAGTGTCTGCTCTATCTTCTCTCACCGAGTTGGATCCTTCATATTTCCATATCAGAATGAATGCTATGATCACGCAAGACAGCACCCATATCCCACAAAGTGAAACTCTCCAGTTGAGCCAATAATCCGGGTGGGTGGTATCAGCAGCCATGACCGGCTGCCAAGAGCTTTTCGAAGGTCCTGTTGAGAAATGCATGGAGGATGGATTATTTTCTCACTCCGGCGTCCGAATAATATCCTGTTGTTTTTGCcgcttcctctctcctcccaacTCCCCCAGTGTCATAGTTATTTATTTTGAGATGAGATGAGATCATATGAAAAGGAAATTTCAACCACAAGTTCCTTTCTCGAGTTGAAAATCAGAACAAATTAAGTATGAAAAGCAGTACATGATGACAAGTCAGAGTAGAACATCTACGTCCCACCAAAGAAGAAGGTGGGGGAGGGGGGAGATTCAAAACGACatttgcatttattttttttttccacaaCATATGGCGGTAATTGGAAGGTTAGGAATCGgtaaaaggaggaagaagaacccTACGAAGGAAAATgaaaggagagccattcagaatCTGCCGATCCGAACCATTTCagcagaaagaaaaggagaaaaagagaagagaagagaagaaaagaaagaaaggaaaagagaaacaGAGCACTTAGCTCCGAGACTCAATGAGGAAGAAGCGAATAACCCATTCCTCGAACGGGGGAGAAAATTTACTGGCGTCGACTGCTGGCAGGCCTCAACGACGATAAGACACCTCCTAACTAAAAGTGGGCTAATTATCCAGAAACAAACCGAGGGAATGAGCACAATATCCAAAAAGGGACTCAAGATGCCACCACCCCAGCACGCAACCACTTTATGCTTGCATTTCAGCACCTAATTAATAGAATATGGGAGGGATTAACAAAAGATGCCACACTTTGGACCATTGGGGTTTTCCACCGGAAAGAGGCAAGCCATTGATATTATTGTTGCTGTTGttgttactattattattattattattattattgtttgatTTGATTAGTGGGAATATGATTAGataagagaggaaaggaaaggtgGATACTGACACCCAAGAAAAGCAGATAACTGAATGGGATGCCCTTGCTTCTTCACCTTTGGAGGGAAAAAGAAACAAATGCGACCACGCACCCACCTCTCTAAATGTTGCTTCTCAATCTCCTCTAAACGTAGGAATGGAGGGCTGGGAAGCAGTCCTTTCCTTTTAGACGCACCAGGGACCAGTCCTTCGATTTTTATTTATCGTATTCGGGAGAGGGGGTGGGGACTTTGGGAAGGTCCTTGTGCATGGATAGATAGGCGGTGGATGATGCGTATAATAATAGGCTACCGGATTGCTTGGGGAAAGCAGATCCAACCGGGATTGGAAAAAGAAAAGGCGAGCATATCGGAAAGCCCTGGGGTCGGTGGGTGCCTTCTAGTCCTCTCGGGCAAGAAAGACGGGCGTCGAATGCAAACCTGGAAGCCAGGGACGAGTCGATGGACCAAAACACCCCTGCGAGCCTTTCTattttcttgtttttgtttttttttttttcctggaatattttttctttctatttctcAAGGCGACACCTTAACAACAACTGGaggctttttctttttgttcctgTCGGTTTTGTCCTAAATGATTGAACGAAAACAAAAACAACCAGCAACGCGGCGTGCTTGTCCCAAGCGATTCTGGGAATCAGGGAATCAGGAGCACCCGAAAACTATCACTTCCCCTTGATTTCACCATCAGTTAGCAGTTAGGGTTCGTTGACCAGACCTTGCTTATAATCGTCATTTACCTTTTAACGCTGGATTTTTATGGGAGCATCTGGTGTATACAAAATGAAATATGGAtgcattcaattagatctaagtgCATACTTCAAACAAAAAAAGATTCCATACGAAAAAACAAAAGATGAGGTCttaacaattcaaacaaactgagaGCCATAAATCAATTTATCTTGGCCACAATTGTCCAATATAAACTAGTATTTCTTGCTTCCAAGTTACAACCAATTTGCAATCCAGAGTCAATTAATGGACCACAAATTTACTTTAAATCAGTCATCTTCAGTGCTTATGCCTAAAATCATGCACGATACAGGAGTGATGCATTTCAAGGATATTCTTGAAATATATCTAAAAGTGATATATTGCATCGAGATTATAAAgacaaatatatatgtatatatacatacgcaCATATTACACACCTCCTATATATATAGAGTCAGACTAGAATCAAGTTGAtcggatttagatttagatctgattagaTTAAAACTTTGTAATAGGAGTTTTACATTAATAATCCAAACCATTGAATGTGATCTACTACCTCAAAACTGTCTgcacacaaaaaattatatgatttggagatttctagcctatgcatcaaatagtcaaaatttggacagcctaaataaaattaaattagatttttttttgatcacttgatgtatAGACTAAAGATCTTCAAATAATGAGATATGGTGTGTAAGCTGTTTTGAGATAATAGATTATATCCAACGGCTTGGATTATCGATGTAGAACCTCTATTGTTCAGTTTTCTTCTAATTGGATCTGAGCTTAAATCCAATTAATCTtatccaaatctctctctctctgtatatatatatatatatatatatatatatatatatatatatatatatatatatatatatatatatatatatatatatatatatatatatattatatatatatatatatactttggtGCGCATAGCCAACTTCAAGTTCATGGAAGAAGTCCATCAGTTGTAACTTCTGAAAGTCATGTTAGATCCTTGTCTAGAATTAGCTGCTCAGCGATGATCCTACTCTTTACAGTACTACAAGCATCGTGGTACAAGGAGATTGAACCGGTCCGAAGGATCAAGGCAAACTTCCTGGTCAGGGCCAATACACCCAGCCATCTCATGGTCCAAACACAAACAAGCAAATTGTAGCATCAACCACCTCTGGTGAATATAGGATCATCACGGGATAAGGAGATTGAACTGGTCCCCGGGATGAAGACAAACTTCATAGCTGTATGAACCAGTCAGTCTGGGCCAATCCACCCTGCCACCACGCGGTCCAAATACAAATGGCCACCAGACGAGCTGCCTGTGCCACCAAACACCAATAGTGAATATATAGGAAGAGCACATTCGGCCCTTGAGAATTACTCCTTCCTACATTTGGAAATATTGGAGCAAGGGAGGGTAGATTGCTAGAAGGTCGCCTGAGCTGGATCCTGAAGAGAGATAAGAAGGGACAGAGAGAAATGTAGTGATGGCAAACCAATAGAATGGTGCTGGGTTGGCGTTGGGACGAGGAGAGGTGTTTGAGAATTTTGGCGGTTCCTCTTCCCCTCCTGAGAAAATATGAATGCGATTCTGCTTCTGTTGCGTTAGGTAGTGAACTTTCACTGTGCATATGAATATTGTGAGCTAGCTATCACCATCCTGCCAATCTTTTCGGTCTCAATACACCATGCATGTAACTGAGCTTCCACACAAAAAAGTTGGGGGACATTTTTACGTCTGTTGTCAATCCTGGATGATCTCGTCCTTCACAATCTGAGAGGAAGTAAAAGCAAGAAGAAGATCGCCTTGGATGGCCTTTGCCTCTGTCTTAAAATATTGACGTAATAAATTAACAACTAAATAATTGGGTGGCCTTTGCCTCTGTTATCCCCTGCTGCCAATGTCATGGTTGATGACCCATCTGTTAATCTCTTTGAGCATTGCTGTCAAAACACTGTCTACCTTTACAAGAGGCATCACCGAGTTTTCTTTTCATCTGGGAGGCGAAGGAATAGATGCCAACCCGGATGGGAAAGTTGGAGAGTTGACGTCATATTAACAAAAAGGAACCTACACCATCGAATGAAAGATGAGTTTGTCCAAGTTGGAGATCTTGCCTACATTTGTTATAGATGGAAAGTGAGAATGCCAAATGGCACAAAAAGTGAGAAATTTTGGTGAATCTGACACTCTAGTTGTGGATTCACAGGTCGATGAACCCACCGCTTCATCCGAAAATCACCCTGCTGCAGAAAATAAGCCACCTTAAATCATATGGAACTCAAAAGGAGGGGAACTGTCAGCTGAGCTGTTCAATTTGCATAATTTTATCGAGAGTACAGGTGCTGACAGAGGTGACGAAGATGAAATTTCAAGTTTCAATGTACGTCAATTTAATTTACCAATCCATTTACCACAAATATTGTTAGGAGTCCTATCAATGGATCTCTCAATCTGTAATCAAAAACCACAAAGTCATACTGAAAAGACACATGATAAAATATGCCAAAAATTCTTCTCAAAAAGAATAAAATACGCTGAAAGCATAATAAACAAATTATTAAGTGTGACATCTGGAAACCCAAAAATCTTTGCATGAAAGTTCTGCCGCCTTGAATGTCTGGATAATCTTCTCCTTCTGCTCGTTCAACAAGCGGGcacgctatatatatatatatatatatatatatatatatatatatagagagagagagagagagagagagagagagagagagagagccaatTTTCCACTAGGGGTGC is part of the Elaeis guineensis isolate ETL-2024a chromosome 15, EG11, whole genome shotgun sequence genome and harbors:
- the LOC105058816 gene encoding uncharacterized protein — translated: MHFSTGPSKSSWQPVMAADTTHPDYWLNWRVSLCGIWVLSCVIIAFILIWKYEGSNSVREDRADTRRETLGTLYMDESWRPCLQEIHPAWLLAFRVTAFFVLLALLVVNAIVNGGDIFYYYTQWTFVLVTVYFGLGSLLSVYGCHQYLNKVGADKPDPERPDAERGTFMAPTIEENPNMHGAVKISGFHEEDNTREIAGFWGYVFQIIYQTNAGAVMLTDCVFWLIIFPFLAIKDYNLNFLLIGMHSVNAVFLLADTALNSSRFPWFRIAYFLLWTAIYVIFQWVVHACISIWWPYPFLDLSSPHAPIWYFVVALMHIPCYAVFPLIIKLKHILLSRWFPRSYHGMR